A window of Chaetodon auriga isolate fChaAug3 chromosome 2, fChaAug3.hap1, whole genome shotgun sequence contains these coding sequences:
- the rpl22 gene encoding large ribosomal subunit protein eL22 — MAPIKKQVVKKQGGKRKKQILKFTLDCTHPVEDGIMDAANFEQFLQERIKVNGKAGNLGGGVVSIERSKSKIAVNSEVPFSKRYLKYLTKKYLKKNNLRDWLRVVANTKESYELRYFQINQDEEEEEED, encoded by the exons ATGGCCCCGATT AAAAAGCAGGTGGTCAAGAAGCAGGgtgggaagaggaagaagcagatcCTGAAGTTCACCCTGGACTGCACTCACCCTGTAGAGGATGGCATCATGGACGCTGCCAACTTC GAGCAGTTCCTGCAGGAGCGAATCAAGGTGAACGGCAAAGCTGGAAACCTCGGCGGGGGTGTGGTGTCCATTGAAAGGAGCAAGAGTAAGATCGCAGTGAACTCTGAAGTTCCCTTCTCAAAGAG GTATTTGAAATATCTTACCAAGAAGTATCTGAAGAAGAACAACCTCAGGGACTGGCTGCGGGTCGTGGCCAACACCAAGGAGAGCTATGAGCTGCGCTACTTCCAGATCAACcaggacgaagaggaggaggaggaagattaA
- the zpr1 gene encoding zinc finger protein ZPR1, with the protein MSVISEDSVRGGSLFKDISADNDDWEPTEIESMCMNCHQNGMTRLLLTRIPFFKEIIVSSFSCPNCSWSNTEIQSAGRIQDQGVCYALKIKSKKDLNREVVKADSATTRIPELDFEIPPFTQKGALSTVEGLLDRAVAGLEQDQPVRRATDPEVAEKIDEFIQKLRKLKEVENEFTLVIEDPSGNSFVENPVAPQKDEALTVSWFKRTAQQDIQLGLKAEDDLDEEPAGSDLDAMRSEVLVFDTNCPECNAPASTNMKLVQIPHFKEVIIMATNCDSCGHRTNEVKSGGATEEQGTKITLHITDPSDMTRDVLKSETCSVAIPELEFELGMAAISGKFTTLEGLLKDIKELIVSKNPFICGDSSTTDRVQKLNEFGEKLDKVIAGEMNVHVILDDPAGNSYLQNVYAPEPDPEMTTERYTRSFEQNEELGLNDMKTEGYQE; encoded by the coding sequence ATGTCTGTTATTTCCGAGGACAGCGTGCGAGGTGGGAGCCTTTTCAAGGATATTAGCGCCGACAACGACGACTGGGAGCCGACGGAGATCGAGAGCATGTGTATGAACTGCCACCAGAACGGTATGACACGTTTACTTCTCACCAGAATCCCTTTCTTTAAAGAAATAATCGTCAGCTCGTTCAGCTGCCCGAACTGCAGCTGGTCTAACACTGAAATCCAGTCTGCGGGCCGGATTCAGGATCAAGGCGTTTGTTACgcactgaaaatcaaatcaaaaaagGACTTGAACCGGGAGGTCGTGAAAGCAGACAGTGCGACCACCAGGATCCCTGAGCTGGATTTTGAGATCCCTCCCTTCACCCAGAAAGGTGCACTTTCTACCGTTGAGGGCCTCTTGGATCGAGCAGTTGCAGGTTTGGAGCAAGACCAGCCTGTCAGGCGAGCCACTGACCCCGAGGTGGCTGAGAAAATAGATGAATTCATCCAGAAGCTGAGGAAGCTTAAAGAGGTAGAAAATGAATTCACGCTGGTGATTGAGGATCCATCTGGCAACAGTTTTGTTGAAAACCCAGTGGCCCCTCAAAAAGATGAGGCTCTCACTGTGTCCTGGTTCAAGCGGACGGCCCAGCAGGACATCCAGCTGGGACTAAAGGCTGAAGACGACTTGGACGAGGAGCCGGCTGGCAGCGACCTGGATGCCATGAGAAGCGAGGTTTTGGTCTTCGACACCAACTGCCCAGAGTGCAACGCACCAGCCTCAACTAACATGAAGCTCGTCCAGATCCCTCACTTCAAGGAAGTCATCATCATGGCCACTAACTGCGACAGCTGTGGCCACCGGACCAACGAGGTGAAATCAGGTGgagccacagaggagcagggCACCAAAATCACCCTGCACATCACCGACCCTTCGGACATGACCCGAGACGTGCTCAAGTCAGAGACGTGCTCCGTCGCCATCCCGGAGCTGGAGTTTGAGCTGGGGATGGCGGCCATTAGCGGGAAGTTCACCACCCTGGAGGGGCTGCTGAAGGACATCAAAGAGCTGATCGTCTCCAAAAACCCCTTCATCTGCGGCGACAGCAGCACGACAGATCGGGTGCAGAAGCTGAACGAGTTTGGGGAGAAGTTGGACAAAGTCATTGCTGGAGAAATGAATGTCCACGTTATCCTGGACGACCCGGCAGGGAACAGCTATTTGCAGAACGTGTATGCTCCGGAACCAGATCCTGAGATGACCACTGAGAGGTACACCCGCTCCTTTGAGCAGAATGAAGAGCTCGGCCTGAATGACATGAAGACTGAGGGATACCAAGAGTGA